The following are encoded in a window of Mycolicibacterium tusciae JS617 genomic DNA:
- a CDS encoding zinc-dependent metalloprotease, translated as MADLPFGFSHGDDPERDKSKKDPDSGSGDSGGPTPGDPFGIGMGGSEFDMSQLGQIFSRLGEMFSGAGNVMADGSKSGPVNYDLARQLASSSIGFVAPVPEKTSAAIADAVRLAETWLDGVTALPAGTTKSVAWTPTDWVDNTLETWKRLCDPVAEQISTVWASSLPEEAKSMAGPLLSMMTQMGGMAFGSQLGQALGTLSKEVLTSTDIGLPLGPKGVAALMPAAIESLTEGLEQPRSEIITFLAAREAAHHRLFSHVPWLSSQLLNAVEAFAKGMKIDMSGLEELAQGFNPAALTDPSQMEQLLNQGIFEPKATPEQTAALERLETMLALIEGWVQTVVTDALGDRIPGTSALAETLRRRRATGGPAEQTFATLVGLELRPRKMREAAALWERLTEAVGADARDGVWQHPDLLPSAEDLDEPAGFIDRMIGGDTSGIDQAIADLEKDSGTGDSER; from the coding sequence ATGGCTGACCTGCCTTTCGGCTTCTCCCACGGGGATGACCCGGAGCGAGACAAGAGTAAGAAGGACCCCGATTCGGGGTCCGGCGACAGTGGCGGTCCCACCCCTGGCGATCCGTTCGGAATCGGTATGGGCGGGTCCGAGTTCGACATGTCGCAGCTGGGTCAGATCTTCAGCCGTCTCGGGGAGATGTTCAGCGGCGCTGGAAACGTGATGGCCGACGGCTCGAAGTCGGGACCGGTGAACTACGACCTGGCACGTCAGCTGGCCTCGAGCTCTATCGGTTTCGTCGCGCCCGTTCCAGAGAAGACCAGCGCGGCGATCGCCGATGCCGTCCGGCTGGCCGAGACCTGGCTCGACGGCGTGACGGCACTGCCCGCGGGCACCACCAAATCAGTGGCATGGACACCGACCGACTGGGTCGACAACACCCTCGAGACGTGGAAACGGCTGTGCGATCCAGTGGCCGAGCAGATCTCCACCGTGTGGGCGTCGTCGCTGCCCGAAGAGGCGAAATCCATGGCCGGGCCGCTGCTGTCGATGATGACGCAGATGGGTGGCATGGCGTTCGGGTCGCAGTTGGGTCAGGCGCTGGGCACGCTTTCGAAAGAGGTACTGACGTCCACCGATATCGGGCTGCCCTTGGGGCCCAAAGGTGTTGCGGCGCTGATGCCTGCGGCCATTGAGTCACTCACCGAAGGACTCGAGCAGCCGCGTAGCGAGATCATCACATTCCTGGCGGCGCGCGAGGCCGCACACCACCGCCTGTTCAGTCACGTGCCGTGGCTGTCCAGTCAGCTGCTCAACGCCGTCGAGGCATTCGCCAAGGGCATGAAGATCGATATGAGCGGCCTCGAGGAGCTCGCGCAGGGGTTCAACCCCGCGGCGCTGACCGACCCGTCTCAGATGGAACAACTGCTGAACCAGGGCATCTTCGAGCCGAAAGCGACGCCCGAGCAGACGGCCGCGCTCGAGCGGCTCGAGACCATGCTGGCGCTGATCGAGGGATGGGTTCAGACCGTCGTCACCGACGCGCTTGGCGATCGGATCCCCGGCACGTCGGCGTTGGCGGAGACCCTGCGCAGGCGCCGCGCCACCGGCGGACCCGCCGAGCAGACCTTCGCCACCCTGGTGGGTCTGGAGCTGCGGCCACGCAAGATGCGGGAGGCCGCGGCGCTGTGGGAGCGGTTGACCGAGGCCGTCGGCGCCGACGCCCGCGACGGGGTGTGGCAGCATCCTGACCTGCTGCCCAGCGCGGAGGACCTCGATGAGCCGGCCGGTTTCATCGACCGCATGATCGGCGGCGACACCAGCGGTATCGACCAGGCGATCGCGGATCTCGAAAAAGACTCCGGGACAGGCGATTCCGAGCGCTGA
- a CDS encoding ABC1 kinase family protein, producing the protein MDDGRVSEIKRGGAARNAKLAGLGAGMAGRAALGFGKRLTGTSKDEVNAELMDKAAQQLFTVLGELKGGAMKVGQALSVMEAAIPEQYGKPYREALTKLQREAPPLPAPKVHRVLDGQLGTKWRERFRSFDDIAVASASIGQVHKAVWSDGRDVAVKIQYPGADEALRADLKTMQRMVSVLRQLSPGADVQGVVDELIERTEMELDYRLEADNQRAFAKAYEGHPRFVVPHIVASAPKVVIQEWIEGIPMSVIIREGTQEQRDLMGTRLFELTYDAPKRLEMMHGDAHPGNFMLLPDDKMGVIDFGAVAPMPGGIPIDIGLATRYALQDDYENLQAAMRRIGFIQKGEQVSNREMDEMMKQYVEPLEVEVFHYTRKWLQRITAANMRPDRAAGQIKAARQMDIPAKLAIPMRVIASNVAISCQLDAHIPARALATELIPGFAEQAA; encoded by the coding sequence GTGGATGATGGTCGTGTGAGTGAGATCAAGCGGGGTGGGGCGGCACGGAACGCCAAGTTGGCGGGCCTCGGTGCCGGTATGGCGGGCCGGGCTGCGCTTGGCTTCGGCAAACGGCTGACCGGTACGTCGAAAGACGAGGTCAACGCCGAGCTGATGGACAAGGCGGCTCAGCAACTGTTCACCGTTCTCGGTGAGCTCAAGGGTGGCGCCATGAAGGTCGGCCAGGCGCTGTCGGTCATGGAGGCCGCCATCCCCGAGCAGTACGGCAAGCCGTACCGCGAAGCGCTGACCAAGCTGCAGCGAGAGGCCCCGCCGCTGCCCGCCCCCAAGGTGCACCGGGTGCTCGACGGGCAGCTGGGCACCAAGTGGCGCGAACGGTTCAGGTCCTTCGACGACATCGCAGTGGCGTCGGCCAGCATCGGCCAGGTGCACAAGGCAGTGTGGTCCGACGGTCGCGACGTTGCGGTCAAGATCCAATACCCCGGCGCCGACGAGGCGCTGCGCGCCGACCTCAAAACCATGCAGCGGATGGTCAGCGTGCTGCGCCAACTGTCCCCCGGTGCGGATGTGCAGGGCGTGGTAGACGAGCTGATCGAGCGCACCGAAATGGAACTCGACTACCGGCTCGAGGCCGACAATCAGCGCGCGTTCGCGAAAGCCTATGAGGGACATCCACGCTTCGTCGTCCCGCACATCGTGGCCAGCGCGCCGAAGGTGGTGATTCAGGAATGGATCGAAGGCATCCCGATGTCGGTCATCATCCGCGAGGGCACGCAGGAGCAACGTGACCTGATGGGCACCCGTCTGTTCGAGCTCACGTACGACGCGCCCAAGCGTCTGGAGATGATGCACGGCGACGCGCATCCCGGGAACTTCATGCTGCTGCCAGACGACAAGATGGGCGTCATCGACTTCGGCGCGGTCGCGCCGATGCCCGGTGGTATCCCCATCGACATCGGGCTGGCGACCCGCTACGCGCTGCAAGACGACTACGAGAATCTGCAGGCGGCCATGCGGCGCATCGGGTTCATCCAGAAGGGCGAGCAGGTCTCGAACCGGGAGATGGACGAGATGATGAAGCAGTACGTGGAGCCGCTCGAGGTCGAGGTATTCCACTACACGCGAAAGTGGCTGCAGCGCATCACCGCCGCGAACATGAGACCGGACCGCGCAGCAGGTCAGATCAAGGCGGCGCGACAGATGGACATTCCGGCCAAGCTGGCGATCCCAATGCGGGTGATCGCGTCCAACGTCGCCATCTCCTGCCAGCTCGATGCGCACATTCCGGCCAGAGCGCTTGCCACGGAATTGATTCCGGGCTTCGCCGAACAAGCCGCCTGA
- a CDS encoding WhiB family transcriptional regulator: MSNAMSARAKSALSETCRQKTRLAVPCHLEDPDMWFAETPVELERAKALCADCPIRRECLAAALERGEPWGVWGGEILDRGTVIARKRPRGRPRKNTEDSPAAA; this comes from the coding sequence ATGTCAAACGCGATGAGCGCTCGCGCGAAGAGTGCCCTATCGGAGACATGCCGACAGAAGACGAGGCTGGCGGTGCCTTGTCACCTGGAGGACCCCGATATGTGGTTCGCCGAGACTCCCGTCGAACTCGAACGCGCCAAGGCGCTGTGCGCGGATTGCCCGATCCGTCGCGAGTGCCTGGCCGCCGCGCTTGAGCGCGGGGAGCCGTGGGGCGTCTGGGGTGGCGAGATTCTCGACCGCGGCACCGTCATCGCGCGTAAGCGTCCGCGTGGTCGCCCGCGCAAGAACACCGAGGACAGCCCGGCAGCTGCGTAA